The genomic interval GTAAAGTTGTCGTTGCACCATCTCCTAGAAATAGTCCTTTATTTGATGAACTTATCGCAAAACAAATAAGGGAAAAGCATAATTGGCAAAACAAAAAAATGGTTATGTATATGCCGACATGGAGAGGTATAGATGGAAAGGTGGTATCTGATGATTCAAAACTTATACAAGATCTCACTTATCTATCCAATAATGTACATGAAGATACTTTAATTATTTTTAAACGTCATACAATGCAAAAAAATATAAGTCTCGATTCTATGTCCAATATCATTGAATTTCCAAATGAATATGAACTTTATCATTTTTTAAGCTGTGTTGATGTTTTAATAACAGATTATTCATCCATTATGTACGATTTCGCAAACAAAAAATCACAAATTATTTTATACACCTATGATAAAGAAGAATATTTTAGTACAAGAGGTGTATACGAAGATATTGATACCTATCCTTTTGTTCAAGTAAGTACAGTAGTAGAATTAGCAAAAGAAATCAATCATCCAACCCCAAATATTAAATATAACAATTTCGTAGAGAAGTTCTGCTCTTTAGATAATAAAGATGGTTCTGAAATCCTATTTGATTATATGCTGAATGATAAAAAAAATGAGTATATCCAAGAAATCTCTATAAGAAATGATAAAGAAAATGTATTCATTTTCTGCGGAGGGCTGTGGGATAACGGTATCACAACAGCATTATTAAACACATTGGAAGCAATTGATACCACTAAAAGAAATTACGTACTAGTATTTGGCAAAGGAAAAATGAAAGAGCAATATAAGTTTAGATTAAAATCACTACCTGAAAATATCCAATATTATCCAATACCAGGTATCTCTATAAACAGCCTAATGGAAAGAGTTATTTATAAAAGATATTTAAACAAAGAAAATCATAGTAATTTCGAAAATAAGGTCGTTAGTAATATTTTCAAAAGAGAAATAAGAAGAATATTTGGAGCTACCGATTTAGATTGGTTTATTCATTATACCGGTTTTGATAGAAAATACGCTGAATTAATAACCTATTTACCATGTAAAACAATGATCTTTGTTCACACTGATATGTTTGAGGATTATAAAAATAAAAAGAATTACAATAGAGCTATTTTATATAAAGCATATAGAGCTGTGAATAAAATTGTATTAGTAAATGAAAATCTTAGAAACGGTTTTGTTGAAAACCTTCCAGATGTATCTAATAAACTTGAAGTAATGAATAACTTTTTAGGTGAAGATAGAATCCGAAATTTAGGAAAGCAAGGATTGTTTTCCTCCTTACAGAACGTTAGGTTCCATTACGTTAATAGTAAAAATTATTTGCCAGATCCAGTTCAACGTTTTAAAAGCCAATCACCAAGACAAAGTCATCATTTCCTTGAGGCTTATGAAAACTCGATTAATGAATATAAAGATTCCATCTCAAAACATACAGATGATCCATATATAGTTAATGAATTACTATCATCTAATAAAGTTAATGAAGTAATTCTCACAAATGCAAAGAAAAAATATTTATCATCCATATTTCCATACCGTGAAAAACTTATTAACGAAATTTCAAATACATTAAATCCCGAGGATGAATCCATTATTCATCATGTAAATAAAGTATTGTATGAAAGAGCGAAAATAATAGAAACAGCTGAAATGTTTCCTTATACGATAAATATAATTAATGAGTATCAAAATGAAATAATGGAGGAAAAAAGTAATGCACACTCTGAGTAATGAAGAAACTAGTTCATCTATCCTTAGGGATAATGACAATACAAGAATGATTTATTCTTTACAGCACCTACTAGAAAATTTTGGTGTATCAAAAACTCGATTAATCAATGATTTATTTGATCCAAATATCCTTACGTATATTAATATTGGAAGGTTTGACAAACAAAAGGGTCATGATAGACTAATTCGAGCTTTTGAAAGTTATAATGAGGAGTTTAATAATTCAAGATTATTAATTGTTGCACCTTATGGACCAATAAAAAAAGAAACAATTGAACAGGTGAAAAAATCACCTGTTGCGGAAAATATCTACTTGTTAGGAAGAATGAATAATCCTTACCCCCTTCTTTCTTTTGTTGATGCGTTTGTATTATCCTCCTATTATGAGGGATTAGGTCTAGTTGTTTATGAAGCACTCGCACTAGATAAACAAGTGATTACAGTAAATTTAGATACTACAATGAAATACTTACAAAATAAAGAAGTCATTTCTGTTGATAATAGTGAAGGCGGGATTTTGAATGGATTTCTTGCTTTTCATAACGGTTATAGAACAAAAAATAAGTTTGATTTTCAACAATATAAAAATAATTGTATTAACGAGTTTGAAGCATTATTTAATAACAAATAGTTTTTCTTTTTTCACTTTATAATCTGATTAAATATCTGCCCTATTCTAATATTAAAAAAAGCAAAATTTATTTATTAATTAATTTTTATTTAGACATATAAATCCATACCTTTTTCTGCTATTCTTTAAATTAGCTTTATCATTTTTTGTCAAGATATGGGGGTTATTGTTAATTATGAGGTCTGATAAGCCTAAACGTAAAAAGAAAAAATGGTTACGAATAACAGGAATTGTACTTTTACTTCTCTTAATCGGAATTGGCGCTTATGTATTCACTGTATATAAATCCTTAACTGATGCTGTAGATACAATGCATGTTCCAGTTGATAGAGTGACAGAGAAAAGAACGGATACATTAAATTTAACTAAAAAAGAACCATTTTCCGTTTTAATGCTAGGTGTAGATGAACGAGAAGGTGACAGAGGTCGATCAGATACGATGATCGTCTTAACTGTAAATCCAGAAAAAAAATCAGTGAAAATGCTTAGTATTCCTCGAGATACTCGTACAGAAATAGTTGGACATGGTACAACAGATAAAATTAACCATGCATACGCATTTGGCGGTGTCGCAATGTCTATGGATACTGTTGAGAACTTCTTAGATATACCAATTGATTATTATATGCAAATTAATATGGAAGGCTTTAAAGACATTGTCGATGCAGTTGGTGGTGTGACTGTCAATAATGATTTAGACTTTACTTATAGTGGAGTACACTTTCCAGAAGGTCAAATTACATTAGATGGAGAAGATGCACTTAAATTTTCACGAATGAGAAAAGAAGATCCTCGTGGTGACTTTGGTCGACAACTTCGCCAACGATTAATCATTCAAGCTGTTATAAAAGAAGGTGCTAGCCTTAACTCTTTAACCAACTTTGATGACATCTTTGATGCTCTCGGAAAAAATGTAAAAACAAATATTACATTTAATGACATGGTAGATATCCAAAAAAATTATAAGAGCGCTGCAGGTAATATTGAGCAGTTTAGCATTGAAGGTACAGGGCAAACAATTAATAAAGTATGGTATTTAGTTGTCTCTGATGCGGAGAAAACAGAGATTCAAAATAAATTAAAAGATCATTTAGATATAAAATAAGGTAAAGGGCATAATAGCCCTTTATCTTATTTTTCTATAGGAGTAAATTCCTAATAAGAACACTATATTATCACTTGTAGAAAAAGAAGATGTTTTATTTGGGCATTCTAATTAATAAGTGAGATTAATCCAACTATACCGTCAAAATACCATAAGTATTACGTTTCCTTTAAATCCTAGGCAATTTGTTGAAATGACTCGAAAAGAAGTGTATATTAAGTTTGATTTATGTAAATTATTAATTACAAAAAAAATATAAACAACTGGAAATATTAAGTACGTTAAAGGAGTATTAAATTATGATATATGCTGAAATACTTGCTGGTGGTAAAGGAACAAGAATGGGAAATGTAAGTATGCCAAAACAATTCCTTCCATTAAATGACAAACCTATCATTATTCATACCATCGAGAAATTTTTATTAAATGATCAGTTCGAAAAAATCATCATTGCTTCACCAAAGGAATGGATTAATTACACGAATGATATTATTAATAAATTTATCGATAAGCGTGACCGTTTAGTTGTAATAGAAGGTGGAGAAGATAGAAATGGAACCATTATGAATGGTATTAAATATGTAGAGGATACATTTGGATTATTCCATGATGATATCCTTGTAACCCATGATTCCGTTCGTCCTTTTATTACACATCGTATAATAGAAGAAAATATTCAATATGGTCTTGAATTTGGTGCTGTTGATACGGTTATTTCCGCTATTGATACAATTGTCGAATCAGAGGATGGTGAATCAATTTCTAATATCCCTGTTCGCGATTTTATGTACCAAGGACAAACACCACAAACATTTAATATGCAGATGCTGAAAGAGCACTATTATTCCCTGTCTTCCGAGCAGAAGGCTATTCTTTCTGATGCATGTAAGATTTGTGTCTTGAAAGGAGAAAAAGTGAAGCTCGTTACTGGTGAAGTATTTAATATTAAAATTACTACACCTTACGATTTAAAAGTAGCAAACGCTATTATTCAGGAGAGTATAAACCATGATTAATCAAGTATATCGTCTTGTTTCTCCAAGACAATTTGAAGTCACCTATCAAGATTTCTCATTAAAATCTGATATGATTGTCGTTCGACCAACTCACCTTTCTATTTGTAACGCGGATCAACGTTATTATACAGGATCCCGCGGAAAAGAGACGATGGCAAAAAAACTTCCTATGGCCTTGATTCATGAAGGAATTGGTAAGGTTGTCTATGATCCTAAAGGGGAATTCGCTAATGGAACAAAAGTGGTAATGGTTCCTAACGACCCTAAGGAAGAAGATCCTTTTATAGCTGAGAACTATTTACGCTCAAGTCGCTTCCGATCTAGTGGTTATGATGGATTTATGCAAGATTATGTCTTTTTAAATAGGGACCGTTTAGTAGAAATTCCAGAAAGTATGAATCCATATGTGGCAGCTTTTACAGAGCTTATCACAATTGCCATGCATTCTATCACTAGGTTTGAATCAAGATCACATAAACGTCGCAATACCTTTGGGGTTTGGGGCGATGGAAATTTAGGATTTATTATGTCATTAATACTAAAGAAAAAGTATCCTGAGAGCAAAGTCATTTCTTTTGGGAAAACCCAGTACAAGCTAGATCGCTTCTCTTTTGTAGATGAAAGCTATTTAATAGATGAGATTCCTGATTCCATAGAAATTGATCATGCATTTGAATGTGTTGGTGGATTAGGTAGCCAATATGCTATTGATCAAAGTATTGATTTAATTGTTCCCGAAGGTTCTATTTCCATTCTCGGCGTTTCTGAATACCCTGTAGAAATTAACACAAGAATGATTTTAGAAAAAGGAATTACCATGATTGGAAGCAGCAGAAGCGGTCGTATTGATTTTCAAGACACGGTGAATTTATATAAAGAATATCCAGATATTGTTGATTACTTTTCCACACTTGTTGGGGAAGTTCAAACTGTAACATCTATTCAATCCATCATTGAAGCTTTTGAAAAAGATTTAACATCTTCATGGGGAAAAACAATTATGGAATGGAAAATTTAAAGAGAATAAAAGAAAACTTCCATCATTGGGAGTTTTCCCTTCTCCCCACTGATGGTTAATTGAACCATTTAGACCTTTACGGACAACTAAAGTGGGGTATGTTGAAATCAATAGATTAGAAAGGTAGATTGTTTTTGAATAACTTAAAATTACTACCTACTGTTTTATCAAAATTCTGTTTTCAATTTGCTTATTTATTTTTTTGTTTCTTTTTTAAAGTAGACGAAAAAAAAATAACTTTTGCTTCCTCACGTTCAAACGAAATAAACGGAAATTTGGAATATATTTACAAGGAATTCAAAAAAAGAGATACTCATTTCAAATTGGTAAAAACTTTTTTTAAAATAAATAGCTCCTTTCTTGGTAAGATTCATTATTTTTTTCATACAATAAAAGAATGTTATCATCTAGCAACATCTAAATACTTTATTATTGATGATTATCATTATTTAATTTATTTGATAAAACCTAGAAAAGGAACGGAGATAATTCAACTTTGGCATGCTTGTGGTGCATTTAAAAAGTTTGGAATGAGTTTAGTTGGAAAACGTTATGGACCAAGCCTAGATTATTTAAAAACTGTAAAAATCCATTCCAACTATTCCAGAGTTTATGTAAGTTCTTCTGAGGTTATTCCTTATTATGCAGAAGCCTTTGATATGAGTGAATCACAAATCTTCCCTTTAGGTGTTCCAAGAACAGATTATTTCTTTGAAAATCATCGAAAGGAAGAAGTATTAACAAAATTAGTTAACAAAGTAGGCTCAATAAAGAATAAACAAATAATACTATATGCGCCAACATTTCGAGGAAAAAGTTATCAACAGGATGCCTTTGAATGTCCAATTGATTTTAGAATACTGAAAGAACAACTTAAAACAGACACTATCTTTTTGGTACACTTACATCCATACATGTCATCTTCTTTCCATGTAGAAGATGAATATAAAAATTTTATTGTTCATATAAAAGATGACTTTACCATTGAAGAGTTACTATTAATTTCTCATGTTCTTATAACAGATTATTCCTCTATTATTTTTGACTATAGTTTATTGAATAAACCTGCTGCATTCTTTGCTCATGATTTAAAAGAATATATGCAGGAACGCGATTTTTATTATGAATATGAATCATTAGTACCTGGACCTATTTTCTCAAATACAGAGAAACTTGCAAAATGGTTAAATGATGGACAATTTAATCAAGAAAAAATGACTTCATTTAAAAATAAATTCTTTGATTACACAGACGGGAACACTTCTAAAAGAATTGTTTCACATTTGCTCCATTCCATTAATGATTTATGAAGTTAAGGAGATATTAGCATGCTAAGAAAGATTGTTCGAAAGTTAAAAAGAAGAAAAGCTTCTTCTAACGCGTCAGGACCAATCGTCCGTGACGAGTTAGAATTCAGTATTGATAAGCCCGTTCAAATAACTGAAGATCGCATTATCATTCAAAAGGAAAAAATAAGTGAATCCCTACCTGTGCTTAATGAAATCGCAGGAAAAATGGAAGAACATATTCCACATCGTAAAATAACCCAATTAAATTGGAATGGGCCAATTATGGAAATCGAAGGCTATTTTTACTTAGAGAATGTTTCCATGAAGAATGAGGATCTAGTTAAAAAGCGTTTGATCTTATTAAGTACTAGTGGTTTAAAGGTTTCTATCCCTTTACAGGATGTTCTTGTAAAAGAGAT from Niallia sp. FSL W8-0635 carries:
- a CDS encoding ribitol-5-phosphate dehydrogenase, yielding MINQVYRLVSPRQFEVTYQDFSLKSDMIVVRPTHLSICNADQRYYTGSRGKETMAKKLPMALIHEGIGKVVYDPKGEFANGTKVVMVPNDPKEEDPFIAENYLRSSRFRSSGYDGFMQDYVFLNRDRLVEIPESMNPYVAAFTELITIAMHSITRFESRSHKRRNTFGVWGDGNLGFIMSLILKKKYPESKVISFGKTQYKLDRFSFVDESYLIDEIPDSIEIDHAFECVGGLGSQYAIDQSIDLIVPEGSISILGVSEYPVEINTRMILEKGITMIGSSRSGRIDFQDTVNLYKEYPDIVDYFSTLVGEVQTVTSIQSIIEAFEKDLTSSWGKTIMEWKI
- the tagU gene encoding polyisoprenyl-teichoic acid--peptidoglycan teichoic acid transferase TagU, which codes for MRSDKPKRKKKKWLRITGIVLLLLLIGIGAYVFTVYKSLTDAVDTMHVPVDRVTEKRTDTLNLTKKEPFSVLMLGVDEREGDRGRSDTMIVLTVNPEKKSVKMLSIPRDTRTEIVGHGTTDKINHAYAFGGVAMSMDTVENFLDIPIDYYMQINMEGFKDIVDAVGGVTVNNDLDFTYSGVHFPEGQITLDGEDALKFSRMRKEDPRGDFGRQLRQRLIIQAVIKEGASLNSLTNFDDIFDALGKNVKTNITFNDMVDIQKNYKSAAGNIEQFSIEGTGQTINKVWYLVVSDAEKTEIQNKLKDHLDIK
- a CDS encoding CDP-glycerol glycerophosphotransferase family protein, with the protein product MQNPIMKLYQKYKNIKKSQQHILSFRNGQSKKINGNAILFESLHGKSVDGHIFMLIKSIKKLNLQLKVYVVTKNAEESRIKFSNYGIQDVTFVEHLSKEYGYLLATCKYLVNDNTFYPFFNKRKGQKYYNVWHGTPLKTLGKDMEDIIGYSNVQRNFLISDAIIVSNSYTKDILINSHNIDKIYSGKVVVAPSPRNSPLFDELIAKQIREKHNWQNKKMVMYMPTWRGIDGKVVSDDSKLIQDLTYLSNNVHEDTLIIFKRHTMQKNISLDSMSNIIEFPNEYELYHFLSCVDVLITDYSSIMYDFANKKSQIILYTYDKEEYFSTRGVYEDIDTYPFVQVSTVVELAKEINHPTPNIKYNNFVEKFCSLDNKDGSEILFDYMLNDKKNEYIQEISIRNDKENVFIFCGGLWDNGITTALLNTLEAIDTTKRNYVLVFGKGKMKEQYKFRLKSLPENIQYYPIPGISINSLMERVIYKRYLNKENHSNFENKVVSNIFKREIRRIFGATDLDWFIHYTGFDRKYAELITYLPCKTMIFVHTDMFEDYKNKKNYNRAILYKAYRAVNKIVLVNENLRNGFVENLPDVSNKLEVMNNFLGEDRIRNLGKQGLFSSLQNVRFHYVNSKNYLPDPVQRFKSQSPRQSHHFLEAYENSINEYKDSISKHTDDPYIVNELLSSNKVNEVILTNAKKKYLSSIFPYREKLINEISNTLNPEDESIIHHVNKVLYERAKIIETAEMFPYTINIINEYQNEIMEEKSNAHSE
- a CDS encoding CDP-glycerol glycerophosphotransferase family protein, coding for MNNLKLLPTVLSKFCFQFAYLFFCFFFKVDEKKITFASSRSNEINGNLEYIYKEFKKRDTHFKLVKTFFKINSSFLGKIHYFFHTIKECYHLATSKYFIIDDYHYLIYLIKPRKGTEIIQLWHACGAFKKFGMSLVGKRYGPSLDYLKTVKIHSNYSRVYVSSSEVIPYYAEAFDMSESQIFPLGVPRTDYFFENHRKEEVLTKLVNKVGSIKNKQIILYAPTFRGKSYQQDAFECPIDFRILKEQLKTDTIFLVHLHPYMSSSFHVEDEYKNFIVHIKDDFTIEELLLISHVLITDYSSIIFDYSLLNKPAAFFAHDLKEYMQERDFYYEYESLVPGPIFSNTEKLAKWLNDGQFNQEKMTSFKNKFFDYTDGNTSKRIVSHLLHSINDL
- a CDS encoding IspD/TarI family cytidylyltransferase, whose amino-acid sequence is MIYAEILAGGKGTRMGNVSMPKQFLPLNDKPIIIHTIEKFLLNDQFEKIIIASPKEWINYTNDIINKFIDKRDRLVVIEGGEDRNGTIMNGIKYVEDTFGLFHDDILVTHDSVRPFITHRIIEENIQYGLEFGAVDTVISAIDTIVESEDGESISNIPVRDFMYQGQTPQTFNMQMLKEHYYSLSSEQKAILSDACKICVLKGEKVKLVTGEVFNIKITTPYDLKVANAIIQESINHD
- a CDS encoding glycosyltransferase — encoded protein: MHTLSNEETSSSILRDNDNTRMIYSLQHLLENFGVSKTRLINDLFDPNILTYINIGRFDKQKGHDRLIRAFESYNEEFNNSRLLIVAPYGPIKKETIEQVKKSPVAENIYLLGRMNNPYPLLSFVDAFVLSSYYEGLGLVVYEALALDKQVITVNLDTTMKYLQNKEVISVDNSEGGILNGFLAFHNGYRTKNKFDFQQYKNNCINEFEALFNNK